CATGATAGGATTAAAAGGCATACACACCTGAGCACTCCCTTTGAGCTAAACCACCACACACATCAAGGGCAGCCTGGATTGTTTAGTGTGTGTATGGCCAAGAACAGCTGCTTGTTGGAGATTCCAGCACGTGGGACCATCCCTTACTGTACTAGGATGCACCAAGTCTGTTCACTGCTGAGATGGGAGGGGAAGTATTAGTTAAATCAGTGACCTAGGGTGAAAATAAAGTCAGGCTAAAACATGCCTGGAACAGACgcactgaaagaaaagcctGGACAATTAACACAAGGAGCAAAGCTTGTAAAAAAGGCTTGTAAACTCTGCAGTCCAAGAGCAGTTTCTCAGAGGAAATGCAAGCAAGATGCATGGTCCCTTGCACTGAGGTTTGACTTTTGACGTACAGGCCCTATGTTGTTAGGTTGGTCTTCACAAAGAAATTTCCTTCCAGCTTCAGAGGACAGTTCTAGACTGAAGCCATCAGGCACCACGACAGTAAGCATGGCTCTTAGAGAGCCTCGCATTCCTGTTCTCCCACAGGTGAGCAAGGTGGGGGGGTTTAACAGGCTCTTAATTCTTAAATTCAGCTTCCTTGCCTTAAGAGCTAGGTACATGTCAGAGGGTTTGTGTGGGACACTTCCTCACTGGAATGCTTGATGGTGTGACTTAGGCAATTCTACTGCTGAAGAAGGGAGAGGACGGGAGGGGCAGACGGGCACTAACCCACACCAGACACAAGGGAAGTGTAACTTAAACGCCGTGAGCAGCTGCCGAGGGAGACAGCTTGCTGGCCCTGGGAAAGCCACTGCGATAAACAAGACTagggtaggaaaaaaagtaatcaagGAATCTTGCGCCATCAAGACTAACCTCAAAGCAGGCTGCACTGGTAGTTAACAAATTTAGTCCTGGGTGCCATCAGCCCTTTCCCACAACCTTTCTGTAACAGTTTTACCACTTCTTTCCCACAATTCCCATATTAGCAATGGAGTGTCAACCCTGAAGAGAGCAATGGTCTCGGATGAAGAAATCCGCATTAGAAGTGCCAGGAGATGAGGGGTGCATTCTGCTTGTACATTCTTCTTCCTGGAGACATTTAACTTAAGAGTTCCAAGTAAGTGACAGGAACTTTCCCTTTCTGGTTCCCTCTTTCCCCTATGAGCCAGTCTGGGTCCATGCCTGGCAGGCTGTACACAGTGATCATCTGGGGAGAGAAGACAACATTAGACAGGACCTTACTTTGCAGACAGAGCCAAGAAGTTCAGTCAGATGGGTACTGAAAGAAGAATTATTCCTGAAGTTCATTTAGCAGGCATCTGTGCCCTTTCCCCGGAGCCATCTGCAGCTTTACTAGAAGATCTACAGAAATCTGCCCAGTGATGTCCCTGTTGCCTTTTCATTCTCCAAATTGACTTAAGGTATTTTTGCATACAGGGTGGCATGATATCGCTATGTCATCCTTTCTGAATACAAAAGTTCAGGCTAGTGAACAAGAGAGTTTGCAACTtgctgaatttccttttttctcaacACGATTAGACCAGGCTTCCAGCCAGCAGCTTATCCCATTGCTCTCAGGTAAGGTAGTTATAGTTGAGGGTCACAGTGAAGATACTAAGTATTGGGGTATTTTGTTAGCTGGGTACAGCTAGACTCCAGTAGGAACAGAACAGTATTGGGGTGATGTTCTCCAACAGCAAATGGCCATGAGCACAAGCTCACTGCAACTCAGTGGATACTAGTGTCAAAGAAAAGACTCTATTAGCATGTCCATAAAACAGGGTTTTCAGGGGCAGGAAAAGTAACCGAGACCTTGCAGAGCATGCAACAGTGAGGATTATGCCTAGCATAACTGCATGCTAGGCAGTTATAGCAAAATTCAGCGCAAAGGAAAGCTACCAACCTCATCTGCAAGAAGTGCCAGCTCAGTGCTGTCAGCTGCTTCATAATCATAGAGGACTCTGGCCTTCCGTGTCCCACTGGCGGGAGGCTTGACTTCATTTGGGTTCAGTACACTCTCTGCCACAGTATTAGGCACCCCAACAATCGTGGGCACAACTGGAATAGTAGGCACAGCAGGGAGTGTGGCAGCAGCAACTGCTGGAGGAGAGGTAGCAGCTGGGGGAGGAGATGTGGATTCTGCGTTGCCTACAAATGTGCCTGAAAATcttacacaggagaaaaaagcagagttCAGTGAGGCTCTAGTATGAGGAACCAAGAAAGAGCTCTTTCTTTCAGTAGTTACACTGCAGAGATGATGCTCAAGAGTTCCAGCTAACAGCTGCAACATCTGCACTGCCCTTCAAGTGGGGAAATGCACTCAGTTCTCAGGTGCTGAGACTATGCAGCAGGTAATAGCTGCCTGCTTATTTTGATTCCAATGTCCTATTACAGGACTGGCACCTAACTCGCAGAGTACGAGCCTGAAGCGTGGCACTGGAGAGGGGTCGGGGCAGGTGCTGTTCTtggctctgcagctgttttACTGGGTCCATTGTACTGGGTCCTTGCTCTGCTCTCACGCGGTCTGTGTTACCTGTTTAGTCTGCTAGTTCTTCGGGAAAGGGACAGTCATTGTTGCTGTTAAACTGGATGCCACAACTGGAGGCTCCCAGGCTTTCTGGGCTCTCTAGAGAGAGTAATGGAGCTCCGCCTCATTTATCTGTAGATACCCGCCTCTGCACTAAGGGAGTGCAGCTCTGGCCCTTGCTCGCCTTTGTAGTGAGTCTGCAGAGACTCCAGAGTTTGGCTGAGGTGGAGAGCTCTTAGAGCTAATCGTGTGCAACATCTTACTTACATTTCTCCTTTGGAGCTGTGAGCATGGAAAAGAATGGAACAGGAGTAGTGAGTGATCACGTAGAGGCAACAGCCCCTCCTGGGTCAGGCCACCACGCTGATGTGACAGGTAACAGACAAAACAGCCCTGCCCGCGCCCACGGGATGTGCAGCCGGCAGCACAGAATTAGGTACTGCTGGAGCTGAGCGCGCTCAGGCTTGCTGCTTGGCAACAGGAATTTGTCTCCCATGTGATTTAACTAATTTAGAGGAAGAATGTTTGAATTCTCATGGCCATCATGCTTTGAGATGAATGTATAAAGCCCAGATGAATCCAATGGCAAAGCCTGCTCTAAATGCACTACCACCAGGATTGGTCACCATTCCGTAagctcagcagctctgtcaGAGCTTGGAGGGGGCTTTATAACTTCTACCCAACAGTATGACGTGGGATGGGGAAGGCGGCCTGAGCTGGGGGTAATGAGATGAGTAACCCTCAGAGAAGTAAAGGCAGTCTCTCTTCTCACCTGCCCAGTTGCTTCTGCAGGTCCAGCATGTATTGGTAACACTGAGCATAGTAGTTGGTCTGAGACTCCACAAACTCGTGCAGACAGCGAAGATGATTCACCTGGAGGGAGAAGGACCATAAGCTGGTCTGTGAGTTTGGTTGCCAGGCACAGGAACTCTCTTCCTGCAGCTACTGCCTACCCCCAAGGGAAGCAGACTTGTGCAGGCCAGTATTTAAGAGTTACTTGGTTTGCTTGAATACACTAACTTGTTAAGTTTGGGAATGCTGCATAGGCCCAAGGGGGATCTCAGAGAGGAGGCTGCTCCTGGCACTCTAGCCAGGCCCACGTGGCTAGCCCACAGCTCTAGTGAGAGAGCAACAAGGTTTTTCTGGCTCAGAAGCATTTCGAGGACTGCAGAACTGGCAGTGGCACTGCCTGTGCAGGCTTCATTATGTTTTTAGTTTGAGCATTCCAGATCTTACGAGGAGGTTGCTGTAGCATCCAAATTTATGACCTCTTCTACCTCTACTCCCAATGCAGGGCTCCATCATCCTCTTGGCATTCTTCCAGAAAGGAGCCAAGAGTCTCTGTGgtccctgtagcccccccagTTACCTAGGAAGACTCACATGTGTGCTGCTGATCCCCTCCAGCAGGAGACGTGTCACCTCCGCCTGTCGATCGAACTCAGTCTGTGTGAGCCGCAGCTCGTGTTCTGCCTGCAAAACAGGACAGGGTGTTCAAGACAGCACAAGGCAAGGACCCCTGTTCTGCCTCTTCCAGGGAGAAGCAACACCCACCTCCTCTACCAACCCCCCCTTTTGGCACGGAAACAAGTGTGCTGCTGGCTCAGTAGGATCCACGTGCGCCTGTGACACTGAGCATCAGGCACAAGACACCCTGGGTTAGGATCCCAGAGGCCTCTGGCTGTATTTCAGCTTGATCCTACACTGGATCATTGCAGGTCATGGAATGGCAGCTCAAGACTGATGCATCAAGCTAGGAAGCTCCTACTCCCACAAGACTAGAACATGAAGATGGAGAGGCTTTGTTAATCCCGAGGTATGTGGAAAGCCAGTCCCATGCCAGCACCTGTCCTTTTAACCCCCTCTTTTGAAGCCTATCGGCATAGGAATGTGACAACCTCCCTAAGTTTCTCTCCAGAAGTACAACTTTTGCCAGTATCCTTTTTATCACCACAGAACAAAGGCTGAGGCCAGGGAGCATTTACCAAATTGCTATTACTAACTAAATCTCTCTGCAGTGGAGATGAACATCCCAATCCAACTTCTACCCAAGGCTCTCCTTTGAAGCTAGTTACTTATTTTGAGCTAGGAGGAATTAAACAACAGTTAATAGAAGGCAGCTATGCAGCAGACATTGGGAATTCAAAGACAGACTGCTACTGGAGACCCTCTTTACCAAACAGACAGAACATCTCTTCCCCCACCAGCAAACAGCATATTTACACTAGTGCAGTTTTGCAGTACCAGAATACCCAGGGGGATCCTTGCAAAGAGAAGAGCCCCAGAAGTGTTGGAGCAGTCAGGTGCTCTGGtgcctgctctcccctcccgcTGCCAGAGGGAAAGGGGTGCACAAACAGGCACATTTGTTCTCTCTAGCGTGCGTTACTCCTTAACACCAAGTGGAATGTGCCAGTTCCCTCTTAGGATGTGCTGTGACCGACAGCACAGAAGAGTGATGTCCACTCAGCTACAGCTTACTGGAAGGAGAGGAGTACGGGTTCTGTGTCCTTCTCCAGGAGGGTGCAGCAGTCGGAGGGCTGCCTGCCTTGGTGCAGCGGTTCCTGCACAGCACCAGTTCTGGGAGAGAGCTCCTTTTGCTGCTTTAGAAATGCCCTGATCATTCTGGCACAGGAGCGACTTGTCTGGAATTGACCCCAGAGGGCTAATCCAGACAGGCTGATGGAGCAGAGGCCACATCACTGGTGTTCCTGAGCAGGGTCACCCCAGAGGAGACGCAGCTTTCTCACCACGGcaagctggaggagctgctgcaggccaTTACATCTCTCCTCTGGTAACAGCGTTACCAGTACTGTTGTACAGCTAGGCTagaacaaagaaatgctttgacTGTCTTTTAATCAGATTTGTCTATTTTAAGCTACAACTGATCTATTTTCTTGCATCCTCTCTATGAGAGGGATTATTTAAAGGAGAAGGGGGAATGTAACAGGAAATACCAGTGCAATGCCTTACTAAGCACCAAGAGATTCTTGCTCCAGTGAGCTGAGCAAAGACTTCAGTAGCAGCAGAGCTATTTGAAACTTGTGACAGGCAGACCCAGCTCCATTTGCCACTGCCTGGGATTTGACCCATTGCCTCTCCCTGCTGGCTCCGAGCAGTTGCAGGATGTAGTTTCTTATAAAGCCAGCACCGGACTGTGACCTgggaggtcccttccagtcttGTGCTTCTCCAAGACACAGAGAACTTTGAAGTTTACTGACATACTTTGGTCTATCCAACCAGGATAGACCAAAGATAGAGGATAGAGGAACAGAGCCTTGCATGCTTATAGCTGACTGCAGTCAGCTTATTTGTTTGAGGGACTGAAGGATTTAAAGTACAGGATGAGCTGGTTCAAAAACAGCCAGTCTGCTCTGATGATGCATTTAGAGTAAGGCAGTAATAGGTTGCTATCATGCGCAGCATGCAGGAACGTGCCATTCTACCACCTTGCAGTTCAGGCTTCAGGCTAACGTCTGCTGGGGGTGTTTGAGGTATGAAAGGCAATGGGATCCCAGAAGGTGTCTGTGGAAGCTCCATACCATGCTGGAGCTCCACACAGAGCTCACCCTGGTCTCTAGTCCACTAGCAGCCCTCCATCCATCTTCATGGACAAGTCACACTCCCCTTGCGGAGcccagaaaataaacaagatcTGGGACTTTGCCTCCAGGGATCCACTCAGAAGGGTAAG
Above is a window of Gymnogyps californianus isolate 813 chromosome 18, ASM1813914v2, whole genome shotgun sequence DNA encoding:
- the SH3GLB2 gene encoding endophilin-B2 isoform X3, translating into MDFNVKKLASDAGVFFSRAMQFTEEKLGQAEKTELDAHFENLLARADCTKNWTEKILRQTEVLLQPNPSARVEEFLYEKLDRKVPSRVTNGELLAQYMTEAANDFGPGTPYGKTLIKVGETQRRLGAAERDFIHSASINFLTPLRNFLEGDWRTISKERRILQNRRLDLDACKARLKKAKAAEAKATAEHELRLTQTEFDRQAEVTRLLLEGISSTHVNHLRCLHEFVESQTNYYAQCYQYMLDLQKQLGRFSGTFVGNAESTSPPPAATSPPAVAAATLPAVPTIPVVPTIVGVPNTVAESVLNPNEVKPPASGTRKARVLYDYEAADSTELALLADEMITVYSLPGMDPDWLIGERGNQKGKVPVTYLELLS